The Alnus glutinosa chromosome 1, dhAlnGlut1.1, whole genome shotgun sequence region TTAGTTCAGTCTTAGTATTTTAGGTCTGGGCACTGTGTAGATTAGGAAGTTGCCAGAAAATTTTCATGTTCCTCAGGCATAAGTACTAGGTGTTGAGTCAACTTGGTAGGGCTTATATTAGGGCATTTGCAGACCCCAATGATCATCTTAAAGTGGCATCATTAAAGATACTCGTAGTTGATGAGTTTTGGGCAGTTCTCGTTTCAGTTTGGTCTAAGTCCATATTGGGGATTATGGTGGCCAATGTACCATATTTCCTCGCGTTCTTTTTATACCTTTTCCTCATTGTAAGtactacttttttttgtttgtattgcTTCTTATTTGGGTACTTTATTTCTGAGTCCCTCATTTTCCGGTCATTTGTGTAGTTGGTTGTGTGGAGGAGAATAATGAGGTTGTACATATCAAAACAACATTTACTTATGGGTTGATGATGAGGATATGGAAGAACTCTGAGGCAATAGGTTCCATCACTGGGTCTATGGAATAAGGCATGAAGGTGCATTTTTCCCTTTCCATAGAATCGGGACTGTGTCTCAATCTCCTCCTATGTGCAAaatctgagggactagttcttAGGGAGATTTGTGTTGGGCTGCCAAGTGCAAGCAGACAGGTTTGAGTCTCGAGAGTGGTCACCTCATGGAAAAATGTTGAAGGGTAGACTGTATCCAAGTCATTCCTCCTAGAACACCACTTATGTGGAACCAATGCTGGGCAGTGGCCCTTTTCTGTTGAGATGAATGCTTAATGTTGGGAGATATTGGATAAGAAGTTGGTGTTTAGAGTTTATTTAACAAATGCAGATGATGGATTGTGTAGAGTAGCAAAAGAGAGGAGTATTTAGGATATGTGTTTTTAGGATAATTATGTCATCCAAACATTTCTTCCCCCACCCCCcggtttctttttctctctaatCAGAAGGAAAATCCATGTGGGGCATGCTTGTGGTTTGTATATGaatgtagagagagagggagggagggagggagggagggagggagggagggagagagagagagagagagagagagaggagggagggagggagggagggagggagggggggggagggagggagggaggggggggagggagggagggagtgagagggagggagggggggggggggagggagggagggggagggaggggggggagggagggagggcggggggtgggggggagggagggagggagggagagagagagagagagagagggagagagagagatgtgaatGTATACGGTGAGACGGCATTACACCtaggtttttattttcacttattttcGCCTATCAAAACATctcccagagagagagagagagatgtgaatGTATACGGTGAGACGGCATTACACCtaggtttttattttcacttattttcGCCTATCAAAACATctcctgtttttcttttttttcaatgccATGATTGTTGCTTACCTTTAGAGAACTTTCTGTAGACATAAGAGAGCTATGTTGGAAGGATTGCTTTTGGGTGCTTGTAATGTAGTTATTAAACTTAGagttgtatttctttttctcctttcttgGTGTAATAATTTAAACCCCACTTGAGAAATTGTTGCTTGGACATAGTTATATGGTAATCATACTGCATTTATGTTTTGTTGTACAATTGCTTTTTGGTACAGTTTTGTATAAATTAGTGCTGTATTACCTTTTCTTGTAACTAAAATATATTCTAGAAGcacttatcaaaatatatattctagaCACACTTATCAAAATATAGAGCCCATTACATTAGAAAGAAATATCTCAGACCAGTTTTGTTATACATGAAAATTATTTATCGAGCGgccaatttgaaaaaaaattagtgtttGGATCTTTTGCATTACGTTCTATGGGGCTTTACGAATGTATGGCTTTCTGCTTGGCTTTAGTTGAAtggagtttttattttaatgttctCTTCAGACTTTAATAATATGAGGTTTAAGATCGTAATTTGTTATCTGTTTCCACCTTTTCCTAAGACTGATTGTTCTCCTTATGGGTTTGTGTTactttgttatattttgattCGAATTTCGgaattcatatgattttgtTAATGACGTAGTAGTATTAACAGAATTGGGGATTTTGTTGATTTGGGTTTGTCATGCTTATGGGGGCTTTggtttcaaattatttgtcatgCTTAGAGGGAGGCTCTAGCCTCTAGCTGAATCTTCTTCCAAATAAACCACAGAATAGAGCCCTAATTTTCTCAATCTCAGCGTCTCTATAATTAAGGTTTCCAAAGACAATTTTTCGACAATTAAGTTTAGGAACTTAGGGCTTTTTGATTTTGCTTTGATTTGGCTTATGCGTACACAGACACGTTCTACATATGTATTAGCTTgtgcatttttgtttttggttatgATTTAGCTGAAAATGACAAATTTTGTGCATGAATGTGTATTGGTTTGATTGGTTTGATGTCTGCACAATTTGAAGCTAGTATATGGGCTTGTTGGTTtggttgtttattaatgttttttcttGAATTCTGAAAGCATATACATAAATTCAGTCATAGCAGTCGTGAACTCCTACATGCTATAGGTGGTTCTAAGTGAATTGTGTGTTTCTATGGATGCTGGAGCTAAactagtttttgttttaatgtcatATATGCTTGGACATTACTTACtctcctcttccttttcttaagAAACTCTAGTTCCTCAGTGTTCAGTATATtgtgtttgaatattttcaaaGACTAAGGATACATTTGGTAcgtggaataactattccattaaaaaaaatgaatagcttttATTTGGAACAGAAGAATGTTGAATAGAATAGCTTTAGTGTTAAGAGTATATGATAAGGCTCTAACacttggaatagttattcccattatGCATAAGGGAATGcatattccttaaattgaggaataactatttctcTCGTTGAGAGGAACGTTTACCAAACGTATTTAATTATAGTTTAACAAACCATAACTTCTTAAACATGCTGCACTTGCGTTTTAATGCAATAGGTATACCAATGCATTACAGTTTTGTACttgtatattatatatcttgtgatcatatatataaaatatatttttccagtTTTGTGTTAATGATAGTTGGATAATCTTACCAGAGTCCATTGTCTTCTGATGTTAATGGTTTTTGCTGGGGGGGCATCATTCCTTTTTGGCTAATATCTGATGTATTTTTGTCCCTGGTGATCTAGGAAGAAATGCAACAACTTAACAGAGCAATTCCAAGATGGCTACCTTTAGTTTCCTCTCGATTGTGGTTTGCTTCTCAGTGGCCGGTTTGCAGTTCTGGCATCTGAAGACATTCTTTGGGAAAAAGAAGCCTCTCTAATTTTGTCTCCTAAAAGTCGTTAGTTCATTAGTTGtatgattatattttgtattttgtattttgtattttttttttaaaatgttttgtgGGCTCGATATGATCACCAAAGGATTAATTGGACTATAGGTACCATCCATGAAGTCGTTTTTAAACAATTCTCAACAAGTCCTTGTTATTGAATTTGAAGTTGATGGCGGTAGTTTGTAGAAAACAACGTTCTTTCAAAATGCACGGTGGATTTGTTATGATATTTGGGTTTATGACTTTATGTGGTTAGACCGTTAGAGTCAGTTTGCGGGTACAAAATCTGGAGGAAAATCTGGAGGAAGAGGAaggtatacaagaaaaaaaaaaaacaattggagAACTTCAAAACTGTAAAGGATTTTGCAATTATCATATCGAATTATCAAAATGTTCAATGCCGGGTTTTTAATTATCagctctttttaattttattattctgTTAAGCTTTTTTGTTAAATCGGAGGAtgtcaaaataatcaaaatattcttgtttctaaataaaaaaaacctaactCCATTTGTTgagtctcttcttcttcttcttttttttttttttttttttttttttttttttttttaaatttttaaaattaaggcTAAATCAGTAAattttgcaggagtacgagggGACATTTCATTCATTTGATTTAATCATAAACCCTAACggtagggataaaattaaaaggGACTAAAACATAGAATGTCGACTttgcaaattttgataatttgagattATAATTGTAAAACCAGTACAATTTAcctaaaatgtatttttaaaaaatgtaccaAATATGACTAATGTCTAACTAGAATAGAAAAGTGACTTttttaacctaaaaaaaatttgattacttCACTAGCAAATAGCAATGCTTAGTTGGTGCAAGGGGTCGATTTCGTGGGTTAGACATTGAATACaagtacccaaaaaaaaaaaatggttataaATAAAATGGGCCAAACAGCCCGAACCCACCCTAATATAACGAAAGATGTAAAAGCGTGCTTAACAAAGACGCCGACACAAACACCGCCCTTCGCTCCAACTTCGGAGACCCTCGCATCAGTCTCAAATAGTGAAATACCAAAATACCTCAAGGAAATCTCAAATATTACCACTTCGTCCCCATACCTCCCAGCCCCCCAGCCCCAGCCCCCCAGCCCCAAGGCAAAACCACAAGCCTCTCACAAAAATCCACTCTTGTCTCTTGTCTCTCCTTCTCTCCAACCgcctcaatctctctctctctctctctcgacgattctgcattttttttttctatctctctctttttctcttcgaTTCTAACAATTCTGCAATTCTGCAATTCCTACGATGCCCTAGCACCTCCGGCGCCGGTGACACTCACCTCTGGCGGGCCTCCGGCAAAGACGGCCTCGAAGTCTTTTGGCTTAGGATTTctccaggtttttttttttggtggggaaAACACTCCACAATTCGATTCGATCGTGAGGAGGCACTCTTGAATTTAGGGCTTTTGTGGCTCCAGCCAGCGCCATGGCTCCGGCGCGTAAACGCGGAGCGAACAGCAAGGCTAAGGACAAGAGCCAGTTGAGTCTTGGTGATCTTGTCCTCGCCAAGGTCAAGGGCTTCCCAGCTTGGCCTGCCAAGGTCTGCGTTTTCTTTCTGCCACGCTTTCTTCATATCggaattctgattttttttcttaatgctggttaaggtttttattttgtcAAATATACAATGAACGAAATAAAGACGGTGTTTTTTGCTCTTATTTATCACATTATTAGATGAATTATTTTCACGTTCTTCACTGATATAGCCTAATTTTTGTTCCAAATATTTATGTTATGCGTTGATTTCTAGCCAATTTGTGGGAACCAGGGTTCTGTATCCATGATAATTGTGCCTttatgataaaaaagaaaaaaaaaccctaattattATTGCTGTTTGCCACTTTTTTGCAATAGTTAAATTgatgtatatatgtgtatgtattTACGTTTTCATATACTTATCTAAAGGTGCTTATATTCTTTAGTGATGCAGTGCTTTGGTCGGTATTTGAGGTAGATTTTATCCATTGTTTTACAGATCAGCAGACCTGAAGACTGGAAGCAGTCACCTGATCCTAAAAAATTCTTCGTTGAGTTCTTTGGAACACAGGAAATGTAAGTctgttaaatatttttgaatgtCCTGAGTGGCGATCTAATTACTTGAACTTTAAAGTGCTTGGTATCGAAGGCATTGGCTGCACTTAGTTTGGCTGTTGGTACATGGACCCTGATGTATTGTCTGCCATGGTGATTGAGAACAGAGGGTTTAGCATGCATATTTAACTTGTGCCTGATATTTGTTTGATTTAGGTTTTGTGAGGTTAGTCCGTTATATGTTAGGGTTTCAACAGATAAGGAAAAAATGATTGGAAACTAATTGGGAAATGTTACATTGGTTTACATGTAGGGCCCATATATACATTGGGCTTTTGCTGCACGACCTATCTAGCATTCACATCTCCCGTTTATTTTGTATAGCTctggtttgtttgattttcataCTAAATAGAAAAGATACTTTTAGATGAAAACAGGATCGTGAAGCTAGTACAATACATAATATGAAGTTTGCTGCTCTCTGAAATAATTTGGTTGCTTATGAACTTCTGAAAATGTATTATCCTTGCAGGGCATGGGATATTGGATTATAATCTAATAATCTCACCGTATTGAATTGTGGGGTAGTTTTATGGTATCATTATAGAATTTCTGAGAACTTGTCCTTGTTCAGTTCATCTCTGGAATCATGGAAAATTAACATCAGCCTATTGTCAATTCTGTGAAAGATAGGACCAGTAAATGAAAATTCACTGAGATTTTTTCCTGGTGAAATCTTCAATAGTGGTACCGATGGTGTCTTTAGAGTATACCGAATCTGTATGGCTATCCTTCTTCTGACACACCAATGCAATTTCAATCTGAAGCTTAGACAATTAACATTATCTTCTTTGTTATTGAATTCTAAGAACACGTAATGCTAAATACTAAATCAATTCTAATTATGTAGTCATGTTAGCCTTAGGATTCTAGATACTATGTAGTTGATGATAGCGAACTGTTTAACTGGAGAGTTTGTACTGAAGTGTGGATGTTTATGTCTGGTTTAGGGAGTGTAGTTCTGATGTGGCTAGGTTTTGTTCAAAATATATCAACATATGATTTGAAATGGAGCATCTCTTACTGGTTTCTTGTAAGAATTTAATGTGGTGACATTGTACAAAATGTATTGCTGAAATCTTGTACTATTACAAGGGCATTCCACATTGGCATTAAATGTAAACTAGAAAATGCTTtacttaaaaatattcaaatgtTGTCATCCAGGTAAAAGTCCATGTCCAGAGTCCTGACAACTAATAAAAGGAGTAGATAAGAAAGCAACAaagagaacataaaaaaaaaagtaaaatgaagaataaaaatatttaaaaaaggtttaaaatttcaatttaggtCAGACTTTTGCTATCTGTGAATGTTGTTATGGATGTTACCTAGGATTTCTTTTTCGTACTAATATTCCCATTTAGGGCAAAAagaaaacctttgaaaaaaaaaaagagatgagtATGAGTTTGAGGCTCTGAATTATTGGTTATTAATTAATCACTTTATGGACTTCCTAAaaagccttttctttttattttattgttcatTTTTGGGTGTGATGAGGTTGGAACAACACTCTTGGACGTGTTAATTTTGTTCTCTCATTTTTCGTGGAGGAAAAAAGTGTGACAAGATTTGGTTCAAATCTCATATGTAGGTCAAATGGAAAGGGACCTAATGGTCAGTCAAAGTTACTTGGGATCGAAATCGGTGCTTAGGTGTAggatgtgttttttttgtttattgaaaaaatccCTCCCGATTCATTTCAACTTCAATGttttttattcttgttttacttataaaaagttatcaataatattaatatttattttgagggacttgatcaaaatttgtttttgatgaaTATCAATAAATTAGTAGTTAATAGGTACTCTACATGTAAGACCTTATTGGATTTGAACATTTTGCTTTTAATTGTATTTATCTAGACTACTAGTATTAAGAAAAGGTGAAGTTCATGATTTTATTTGCCAATAGAAGATTTATGGGACATATTTTACTTGCAGTTTCTCAGAAAAGATATAAGAACAGGTGGCTTGTGAATGTACAATTGGTTTGAAACAGGAATTCTTCTCTATGCCATTTTTAGGAATTTGTCTATAATAAACAAGAGATGCCCTTTTCTTTATTCTCGTGAATCTGTTGGGCCATTCTCACCACTTGCTATTAATTAATACATGCATGGTTTCTTGCAATTTTCAAGTTGGGTATCCTGTATTCTTCTAATACATTTAGTGATTGGCTAAGCAATATGCTTCTAATGTAGAGCTTCATTATCATGTAAAtgtattcatcaaaaaaaggagaagatgaAGATAGGTTTGAATTTGTAGGTTATGTTCAATTTGTCAGAAATCGTTGTTATTGTTTTGTTGGTTGTGTGGAATTGGATGAAATTCTATGTTATCTATATTATGGGATGGTTCTCTGATCCATTTCTGTTTGCATGTGTGTTTCTTATTGTCTCAATGGTTAAGTTGACTATGACTGGTCTTTTAGCTTCTTACTTTTCCCTTTGGTAAATTTTTCCCCATTCACAGAGGTTTTGTTGCCCCTACGGATATTCAGTCATTTACTAATGAGGTCAAGAGTAAATTGTCTGCTCGGTGTCAGGGTAAAACAGTTAAGTGCTTTGCTCAAGCTGTGAAGGAAATCTGTGTGGCATTTGATGAGTTACAAAAGAAGAAATCAAGTGGTTTTGGAAATGATCTGGATAGATCAGATGTTGGGTGTGAGGCTCCCTCCGTTGACGGGGTAGAAGATGATGGAGTAGAGGTTGACTTAAAGGTTGATACTGGTAACTCGACTTACAACGGAGAAATAATGAATGAGGGCATAAGTGATTCTGGCTCAAAGTTGGAGCGCTGCTCACATAGACGAGGTGGAACTGAAAGTCAAGATGTAAAGCCTTCTGTCTCCTCTCATGCAAATGATAGTTTGTCTCTAATTCTGTCTCCtgagaaaaataatagaatattTGATGGTGCAAAACCAAAAGAAGAGGTATTAATGACATCCAGTACTGATAATTCTTCCTATCTAAGAGAAGAGGTAACGGCTGGTAAAAGTGTAGAAGATGTTTGCACTAAGAATCATGGTGAGGAACAGAAGGTGTTAACAAATGGTCACAAGTTGAAGAAGATAGGTGCTGTGTCAAAGAAGAGATGTGAGGCCGCATTAGAAGTACACAAAACGAGTATCTCTGCTGTAACATTGTTGAAGGATGAAATTGATGGTCGTTCTATTGATCGCCCTGAATCTGTTGAGCGATTGAAAGATGGGAGGGTAGGCAAAATTGAATCTGGAAGCAGCAAGCGCGAGTTTTCTTCTAGCCCTCTTAAAGCAGATTCTGGTACCAATGCTGGAAGAAAATCAAAAGATTTGCTAAATGCTAAAAAACGTGTCAAGGTTGCTGATAATATGCAGGGCCCTGGTGTTGATCCTGATGAGCTGGCCAAGGGAAAATCTTCTATCAAGGAAAAGAAGGCCCAACATGGACATGGAAAGCCTAATTGTGGAGCAAATGATGTTTTACGTCCAGCGAAAAAATCAAAGCGTATGGATATGGGGGATGATGCCACTCATGGATCTCATGCAAGAAGAATAAAGAGTGTTTCTCCTAGTCCTAATGTTGTGGACAAAAAGGCATTGAAAAAGCCCGAGTTAAAAGGATCATCATCATGCGTGAAAGCAGAAAGTAATTTTGCTTCAAGAGCCCAAGCTGGTATTGTTGGATCCAATGCTTCTGGTGATGAGGCTGTACTACCTGTAACAAAGCGCAGACGGCGAGCAATGGAGGCTATGTCTGAATCTGATACTCTAACTACTGATGataaaacagaaagaaaacctCTTTTAGTGAAGAATGATGTGTCATGTTCTAATAATGTTGGGGTTTCAGGAAGTCAACTGCACAAAAAACGGAGAGCTGTTTGCCTTTTTGATGACGAAGATGATGAACCCAAAACTCCAGTTCATGGTGGATCTGCCAGAAATGCTAATGCATCTGCATTTGTTTCAGATGCCACCAAGAGCAGTGATGCACATAATAATAGTTGTAAGAATGCTCAGCAGGTTGGAGTTTCTATTGGATTTGAGGATGGCCATTTAAAAGAATCTTCCTCTGAATTATGCAATGATTCTCTGTCACCAAGTGAACGCCAAACTGATGAGAAGAGTCCTGAAAAGGCAGCAGCTGGTTATCTTCCCCATTGTCCAGGGAAATTATACTCGGAGCAGTTGTCATCCAAGGAGCAATTCTCGTCAAAGGAGCAGTTGTCATCGAAGGAGGCAAAATCAGTGTTGATTTCCCCTATAAAGTCTCCTCAGTCAGGTCCCACTGAACCAGTGGCAGAACAGCATAAGGTGGCCAAACCTCTGGTTAACGTTTGTGGTACTGGTCCTCAGAAGAAGGCTCAGCTTGGTTCTGCCAAGGGTTCGGGTGTTGTTTCTAATAGTACCAACTCTGCTCAGAATCAAGGAACTATTAAAAGAAACATGCCTTCTTCAGGAGAAAGATTTAAAACCACTCCTAAATCAATCTCAAGGATTGGTGAATCTACTGTTTTGACTGAAAGTTCAGTAGAGTATAATTCTTTTCCCAGTGAAAGGTGTGCACACTTTTGACtatttatgtattttgtttgtttgtttttctcttcttcctgattcattttttgttttttgcctAATTACAGAGTTGAAGGTGGTAGGGAAGACAAAAGTAGTTCTTTGATTGACTCTAAGACGCCAGAATCTGTTTTGTCCATGAAGCATCTTATTGCCGCAGCACAGGCAAAAAGGAAACAGGCTCAGTCTCAAAATTTCTCTCTTGGACTTTTTAATTCCTCTTTTGTATCTGCCTCTGAAGTCCAGGGAAGGAGCCCCAGTCCACCTGCAGTGCAGTCTCTTTTGACAGGTACTAGCAATGTGATGCAGGCAGATATGCAAGACTTTAATCATCACATAATTTTGGCTTCTCCATCAAATCATGGTCACCAATCTGCTTCAAGAAGTCAACTTGATATTGAAGAAATTGAGGAGAGAAGAGTTAGTTCAGGGCACAGGACTGCTGGAGGCTCTTTGAGTGGTGGTACTGAAGCAGCTGTGGCTCGTGATGCTTTTGAAGGAATGATAGAGACTTTGTCAAGGACTAAAGAAAGTATTGGACGTGCAACTCGTCTTGCTATTGATTGTGCAAAGTATGGCATTGCCAATGAGGTAGGTTATTTAGTACACTTACCTCTCTTATGTTTTTTGAACTGGCTTGCTGTGATTATCCCTCTGcactttttattgaattttattacttataaaaaaaatgttttttgaacTGGCTCACACAAAAAGGTGTCTGGTGATCTGGATTGTTGACAAGTTGCAAATTTCTTGAACTTGCACATTCATTGCATTTTTTCAGGCGAAGGCATGattttcacatattttcttGATGAGATATGTGGTCCAAGCAGCtagtgttaatatattttattgctAAGATTGTATTTTTTCCCAATGCCTGTGaagtttttattgaattttaagattaaaattTCAGAATACATGTATTTTTACTGGTCACTTGCTAAATATTTAGTCCATGATTGTTGTGCCTTGGATATGTGGTTAGACTAATATGAAATCAAATTCTGACTTCCTTTCTTCAAACAAGTTACTGCATTATGCACTTCAATTGGGCTCTGAATTCTTGTCGTTTGTATCTTCTATCAAgttggtttgacttttgatgCATATACAGGgaaagtgtttttttaaaaattttattttttgtttttaatttgataatgtTGATTCTGGGGCTTGTTAGTATGTTAGATTGTGTTGATTGTCATTTGAAGGTCATCTCATTGGTGTTTAAGCtagttttctaatttttaagcatgatcgatttgtaattttataaatgtttcTTATTTGATTCCAACTTGTCAATCcccttttttgggttttttgctTGGCAAATAAGTTCTCTAGAGTCTTCGATTGTCTTGGGTAAATAGTTTTGAGAGGAGAAAGGATGAAGgaattgattgatgtgatatgaagtagatagaagttttgaattttttatgagagaaaagtgaagaaagttgttTTTAATGGGAAAACATGAAGTTGACGTTTAAAGGGAAAAGGAAAGAGTTGTTTGCCAAACATAGCCTTTATATTTGCTTCATATTT contains the following coding sequences:
- the LOC133870771 gene encoding ENHANCER OF AG-4 protein 2 isoform X2; the encoded protein is MAPARKRGANSKAKDKSQLSLGDLVLAKVKGFPAWPAKISRPEDWKQSPDPKKFFVEFFGTQEIGFVAPTDIQSFTNEVKSKLSARCQGKTVKCFAQAVKEICVAFDELQKKKSSGFGNDLDRSDVGCEAPSVDGVEDDGVEVDLKVDTGNSTYNGEIMNEGISDSGSKLERCSHRRGGTESQDVKPSVSSHANDSLSLILSPEKNNRIFDGAKPKEEVLMTSSTDNSSYLREEVTAGKSVEDVCTKNHGEEQKVLTNGHKLKKIGAVSKKRCEAALEVHKTSISAVTLLKDEIDGRSIDRPESVERLKDGRVGKIESGSSKREFSSSPLKADSGTNAGRKSKDLLNAKKRVKVADNMQGPGVDPDELAKGKSSIKEKKAQHGHGKPNCGANDVLRPAKKSKRMDMGDDATHGSHARRIKSVSPSPNVVDKKALKKPELKGSSSCVKAESNFASRAQAGIVGSNASGDEAVLPVTKRRRRAMEAMSESDTLTTDDKTERKPLLVKNDVSCSNNVGVSGSQLHKKRRAVCLFDDEDDEPKTPVHGGSARNANASAFVSDATKSSDAHNNSCKNAQQVGVSIGFEDGHLKESSSELCNDSLSPSERQTDEKSPEKAAAGYLPHCPGKLYSEQLSSKEQFSSKEQLSSKEAKSVLISPIKSPQSGPTEPVAEQHKVAKPLVNVCGTGPQKKAQLGSAKGSGVVSNSTNSAQNQGTIKRNMPSSGERFKTTPKSISRIGESTVLTESSVEYNSFPSERVEGGREDKSSSLIDSKTPESVLSMKHLIAAAQAKRKQAQSQNFSLGLFNSSFVSASEVQGRSPSPPAVQSLLTGTSNVMQADMQDFNHHIILASPSNHGHQSASRSQLDIEEIEERRVSSGHRTAGGSLSGGTEAAVARDAFEGMIETLSRTKESIGRATRLAIDCAKYGIANEVVELLIRKLETEPSFHRKVDLFFLVDSITQCSHSQKGIAGASYIPTVQAALPRLLGSAAPPGAVARENRRQCLKVLRLWLERKILPESVLRPYMDDIGVSNDDAVTGLSLRRPSRAERAVDDPLREMEGMLVDEYGSNATFQLPGFLSAHVFEDEEEDFPSSSFKEAGDALAGDTTLVLGELETGTVPPNDRRHCILEDVDGELEMEDVSGHMRDERPLCINGSFEMDSHQSSDRTLESAPNNSPELPPLPEGSPPLPLDSPPQPPPLPPSPPPPPPPLSPSPPPPPPPPPSQPPPPPSQLAPPPLPPSGPPPSLVPQASLPTQPSLISQPFLQPQSSVQSSPQLAYQPPVPHEYCSTTSGNQLVQMAGHGGHIDNATKSEMFPQQSLCFVSTGVPSSREPSGFNSSRQLEYGHNDMYINPQISQPNQQFQHSDTSFTQRPLHPAPHHNTSSHFSYTKPTIQQHPQHPYPHPYPLPPIPDGQRRFVADEQWRMPSGEFKTDHQRGGWMNGGRTPNGERTHSGPTYGQEGHGVSQMFPCRPDISALNCWRPA
- the LOC133870771 gene encoding ENHANCER OF AG-4 protein 2 isoform X1, which gives rise to MAPARKRGANSKAKDKSQLSLGDLVLAKVKGFPAWPAKISRPEDWKQSPDPKKFFVEFFGTQEIGFVAPTDIQSFTNEVKSKLSARCQGKTVKCFAQAVKEICVAFDELQKKKSSGFGNDLDRSDVGCEAPSVDGVEDDGVEVDLKVDTGNSTYNGEIMNEGISDSGSKLERCSHRRGGTESQDVKPSVSSHANDSLSLILSPEKNNRIFDGAKPKEEVLMTSSTDNSSYLREEVTAGKSVEDVCTKNHGEEQKVLTNGHKLKKIGAVSKKRCEAALEVHKTSISAVTLLKDEIDGRSIDRPESVERLKDGRVGKIESGSSKREFSSSPLKADSGTNAGRKSKDLLNAKKRVKVADNMQGPGVDPDELAKGKSSIKEKKAQHGHGKPNCGANDVLRPAKKSKRMDMGDDATHGSHARRIKSVSPSPNVVDKKALKKPELKGSSSCVKAESNFASRAQAGIVGSNASGDEAVLPVTKRRRRAMEAMSESDTLTTDDKTERKPLLVKNDVSCSNNVGVSGSQLHKKRRAVCLFDDEDDEPKTPVHGGSARNANASAFVSDATKSSDAHNNSCKNAQQVGVSIGFEDGHLKESSSELCNDSLSPSERQTDEKSPEKAAAGYLPHCPGKLYSEQLSSKEQFSSKEQLSSKEAKSVLISPIKSPQSGPTEPVAEQHKVAKPLVNVCGTGPQKKAQLGSAKGSGVVSNSTNSAQNQGTIKRNMPSSGERFKTTPKSISRIGESTVLTESSVEYNSFPSERVEGGREDKSSSLIDSKTPESVLSMKHLIAAAQAKRKQAQSQNFSLGLFNSSFVSASEVQGRSPSPPAVQSLLTGTSNVMQADMQDFNHHIILASPSNHGHQSASRSQLDIEEIEERRVSSGHRTAGGSLSGGTEAAVARDAFEGMIETLSRTKESIGRATRLAIDCAKYGIANEVVELLIRKLETEPSFHRKVDLFFLVDSITQCSHSQKGIAGASYIPTVQAALPRLLGSAAPPGAVARENRRQCLKVLRLWLERKILPESVLRPYMDDIGVSNDDAVTGLSLRRPSRAERAVDDPLREMEGMLVDEYGSNATFQLPGFLSAHVFEDEEEDFPSSSFKEAGDALAGDTTLVLGELETGTVPPNDRRHCILEDVDGELEMEDVSGHMRDERPLCINGSFEMDSHQSSDRTLESAPNNSPELPPLPEGSPPLPLDSPPQPPPLPPSPPPPPPPLSPSPPPPPPPPPSQPPPPPSQLAPPPLPPSGPPPSLVPQASLPTQPSLISQPFLQPQSSVQSSPQLAYQPPVPHEYCSTTSGNQLVQMAGHGGHIDNATKSEMFPQQSLCFVSTGVPSSREPSGFNSSRQLEYGHNDMYINPQISQPNQQFQHSDTSFTQRPLHPAPHHNTSSHFSYTKPTIQQHPQHPYPHPYPLPPIPDGQRRFVADEQWRMPSGEFKTDHQRGGWMNGGRTPNGERTHSGPTYGQEGYFRPPPERPQANNIGFQRPAPNNLPAGAPISGHGVSQMFPCRPDISALNCWRPA